Proteins from a single region of Takifugu rubripes chromosome 4, fTakRub1.2, whole genome shotgun sequence:
- the dnajc12 gene encoding dnaJ homolog subfamily C member 12, with protein sequence MEAVLNCKPEDLVDYYGILGCDELSSTEQILNEYKIRALACHPDKHLDNPTAVADFQKLQEAKDILCNEAKRKNYDLWKRSGVTIPFHDWQALNDSVKTSMHWAVRVKKEPMLEASKVEPAATSQADHLNAGQEAPKVSSHEAASPSSDYCHRRFRWASESPSTLLQRFRNYEI encoded by the exons ATGGAGGCTGTATTGAACTGCAAACCAGAGGATCTAGTGGATTACTACGGGATATTAGGATGTGACGAGCTGTCCTCA ACTGAACAGATTCTCAATGAGTACAAGATCCGAGCCCTGGCATGTCACCCAGACAAACACTTAGACAACCCAACAGCAG TGGCAGATTTCCAAAAGCTGCAGGAAGCCAAAGACATTTTGTGCAATGAAGCCAAAAGAAAAAACTATGACCTTTGGAAAAGAAGTGGAGTTACTATTCCATTCCATGACTGGCAAGCTCTGAATGATTCTGTTAAAACT TCAATGCACTGGGCTGTAAGAGTTAAGAAGGAACCCATGCTGGAGGCTTCAAAGGTAGAACCAGCAGCCACATCACAAGCAGACCATCTTAATGCTGGGCAAGAAGCACCAAAAGTCAGTTCACATGAGGCTGCATCTCCTTCAA GTGATTATTGCCACCGTCGCTTCCGTTGGGCTTCTGAATCACCATCCACTCTGCTGCAAAGGTTCAGAAATTATGAAATATAG
- the sirt1 gene encoding NAD-dependent protein deacetylase sirtuin-1 isoform X2 — protein MADGENSLGMAFTGASDMDEPVVKRAKMSPLNHYGFLATKADQFPCVAGATESWETAVNCAHPAGKEAKPAMAVEQAPVALGGDNNGLGMLVSEPHKTVMKREDSDELGAIEESAAFLEHGDLSCNGLAVTPEHIHEDDDRSSHASSSDWTPQPQIGSYSFIQQHIRETDPRAILRDLLPDTVLPPDLDDMTLWQIIINISEPPKRKKRKDVNTLEDVVKLLKESKRILVLTGAGVSVSCGIPDFRSRDGIYARLAVDFPDLPDPQAMFDIEYFRRDPRPFFKFAKEIYPGQFQPSLCHKFISMLDKQGKLLRNYTQNIDTLEQVAGVQRIIQCHGSFATASCLVCKHKVDCEVIREDIFNQVVPHCSRCLDIPLAIMKPDIVFFGENLPEMFHRAMKQDKDEVDLLIVIGSSLKVRPVALIPNSIPHDVPQVLINREQLPHLNFDVELLGDCDVIVNELCHQLGVEYEQLCSNTLRLNEITEKPPRLPEQSPNEALSAPKDAAHVEQKQHRIDSVTKSSQEEETPSVPETATKITTPPQPCPNAQRPSEETTKPAEGRTEASPTEEPTEVKNHTSNLHRRYWMSRISRSPVSKRLESQYLFQAPNQYIFHGAEVYSDSEDDTSSSRSSDSDESESSADGVEDDSDPEEAAALPEDAETTLRDTINSDATSGVQTDSTSEKTESTMHL, from the exons ATGGCGGATGGAGAGAACAGTCTCGGAATGGCTTTCACTGGCGCCTCCGATATGGACGAGCCTGTTGTAAAAAGGGCCAAAATGAGTCCGCTGAACCATTACGGATTTCTAGCCACCAAAGCAGACCAGTTTCCATGCGTCGCCGGTGCTACTGAGAGCTGGGAGACGGCGGTGAATTGTGCGCACCCAGCAGGGAAGGAAGCGAAGCCGGCGATGGCGGTAGAACAGGCCCCAGTAGCGCTAGGCGGAGACAACAATGGACTGGGAATGCTGGTCTCTGAGCCACACAAAACAGTTATGAAACGAGAAGACAGCGATGAACTTGGGGCGATTGAGGAGAGTGCTG CTTTTCTGGAGCATGGAGATCTGTCTTGTAACGGCCTGGCCGTCACACCGGAGCACATCCATGAAGACGATGACAGATCCTCACATGCGAGCTCCAGTGACTGGACCCCTCAACCCCAGATAG GTTCCTACAGTTTcatccagcagcacatcagagAGACCGATCCCAGGGCGATTCTGAGGGACTTGCTCCCCGACACCGTGCTCCCACCGGATTTAGACGACATGACCCTGTGGCAGATCATCATCAATATCTCAGAACCTCCGAAAAGGAAGAAACGAAAAGATGTCAACACTTTAGAAGATGTAGTCAAGCTGCTAAAGGAAAGCAAGAGGATCCTTGTCCTGACTGGTGCTGGG GTGTCTGTTTCTTGTGGCATCCCGGATTTTCGTTCTAGAGATGGAATTTATGCACGCCTTGCTGTAGATTTCCCTGATCTTCCAGACCCTCAAGCCATGTTTGACATCGAATACTTCAGAAGGGACCCAAGACCATTCTTCAAGTTCGCCAAG GAAATCTACCCTGGTCAGTTCCAACCTTCGCTCTGTCATAAATTCATATCCATGCTGGATAAGCAAGGGAAGCTGCTGCGGAATTACACCCAAAACATCGACACATTAGAACAAGTAGCTGGAGTTCAGCGGATTATCCAGTGTCACG gtTCATTTGCAACTGCGTCCTGTCTTGTCTGTAAACACAAAGTAGATTGTGAGGTCATAAGAGAAGACATCTTTAACCAG GTTGTCCCTCATTGTTCGCGCTGTCTGGATATTCCTCTGGCAATCATGAAGCCTGATATTGTCTTCTTTGGAGAAAATCTTCCAGAAATGTTCCACAGGGCCATGAAGCAGGATAAAGACGAGGTGGACCTCTTGATTGTCATCGGTTCTTCACTTAAAGTTCGGCCGGTTGCCCTCATCCCAA ACTCCATTCCTCACGACGTGCCTCAGGTCCTGATAAATAGGGAGCAACTTCCTCACCTCAACTTCGATGTGGAACTACTCGGAGACTGCGACGTCATTGTCAACGAGCTCTGTCATCAGTTGGGCGTGGAATACGAGCAGCTTTGCTCCAACACTCTAAGACTCAATGAGATCACAGAGAAACCTCCTCGGTTACCAGAACAGTCACCTAATGAGGCCTTGTCTGCTCCCAAGGATGCAGCTCAtgtggagcagaagcagcaccGCATAGACTCAGTAACCAAGTCTTCACAGGAGGAAGAAACCCCCAGTGTCCCTGAGACCGCCACTAAGATTACTACGCCTCCGCAGCCTTGCCCAAATGCTCAGCGTCCAAGTGAAGAGACGACCAAGCCAGCAGAGGGACGCACAGAGGCTTCACCAACAGAAGAGCCCACTGAAGTGAAGAACCACACCTCTAACCTTCACAGACGATACTGGATGAGTCGGATCAGCAGAAGTCCAGTCAGCAAACGGCTTGAAA GTCAGTACCTGTTTCAGGCACCAAATCAGTACATCTTCCACGGGGCTGAGGTGTACTCCGACTCTGAAGATGACACGTCCAGCTCCAGGAGCAGCGACAGCGATGAGTCCGAGAGCAGCGCAGATGGCGTGGAGGACGACAGCGACCCAGAGGAGGCGGCAGCACTACCGGAGGACGCAGAGACGACCCTCAGAGACACGATAAACAGTGATGCCACGTCCGGTGTGCAGACAGACAGTAcatcagagaaaacagagagcaCCATGCATCTTTAA
- the sirt1 gene encoding NAD-dependent protein deacetylase sirtuin-1 isoform X1 encodes MADGENSLGMAFTGASDMDEPVVKRAKMSPLNHYGFLATKADQFPCVAGATESWETAVNCAHPAGKEAKPAMAVEQAPVALGGDNNGLGMLVSEPHKTVMKREDSDELGAIEESAAFLEHGDLSCNGLAVTPEHIHEDDDRSSHASSSDWTPQPQIGSYSFIQQHIRETDPRAILRDLLPDTVLPPDLDDMTLWQIIINISEPPKRKKRKDVNTLEDVVKLLKESKRILVLTGAGVSVSCGIPDFRSRDGIYARLAVDFPDLPDPQAMFDIEYFRRDPRPFFKFAKEIYPGQFQPSLCHKFISMLDKQGKLLRNYTQNIDTLEQVAGVQRIIQCHGSFATASCLVCKHKVDCEVIREDIFNQVVPHCSRCLDIPLAIMKPDIVFFGENLPEMFHRAMKQDKDEVDLLIVIGSSLKVRPVALIPNSIPHDVPQVLINREQLPHLNFDVELLGDCDVIVNELCHQLGVEYEQLCSNTLRLNEITEKPPRLPEQSPNEALSAPKDAAHVEQKQHRIDSVTKSSQEEETPSVPETATKITTPPQPCPNAQRPSEETTKPAEGRTEASPTEEPTEVKNHTSNLHRRYWMSRISRSPVSKRLETGQYLFQAPNQYIFHGAEVYSDSEDDTSSSRSSDSDESESSADGVEDDSDPEEAAALPEDAETTLRDTINSDATSGVQTDSTSEKTESTMHL; translated from the exons ATGGCGGATGGAGAGAACAGTCTCGGAATGGCTTTCACTGGCGCCTCCGATATGGACGAGCCTGTTGTAAAAAGGGCCAAAATGAGTCCGCTGAACCATTACGGATTTCTAGCCACCAAAGCAGACCAGTTTCCATGCGTCGCCGGTGCTACTGAGAGCTGGGAGACGGCGGTGAATTGTGCGCACCCAGCAGGGAAGGAAGCGAAGCCGGCGATGGCGGTAGAACAGGCCCCAGTAGCGCTAGGCGGAGACAACAATGGACTGGGAATGCTGGTCTCTGAGCCACACAAAACAGTTATGAAACGAGAAGACAGCGATGAACTTGGGGCGATTGAGGAGAGTGCTG CTTTTCTGGAGCATGGAGATCTGTCTTGTAACGGCCTGGCCGTCACACCGGAGCACATCCATGAAGACGATGACAGATCCTCACATGCGAGCTCCAGTGACTGGACCCCTCAACCCCAGATAG GTTCCTACAGTTTcatccagcagcacatcagagAGACCGATCCCAGGGCGATTCTGAGGGACTTGCTCCCCGACACCGTGCTCCCACCGGATTTAGACGACATGACCCTGTGGCAGATCATCATCAATATCTCAGAACCTCCGAAAAGGAAGAAACGAAAAGATGTCAACACTTTAGAAGATGTAGTCAAGCTGCTAAAGGAAAGCAAGAGGATCCTTGTCCTGACTGGTGCTGGG GTGTCTGTTTCTTGTGGCATCCCGGATTTTCGTTCTAGAGATGGAATTTATGCACGCCTTGCTGTAGATTTCCCTGATCTTCCAGACCCTCAAGCCATGTTTGACATCGAATACTTCAGAAGGGACCCAAGACCATTCTTCAAGTTCGCCAAG GAAATCTACCCTGGTCAGTTCCAACCTTCGCTCTGTCATAAATTCATATCCATGCTGGATAAGCAAGGGAAGCTGCTGCGGAATTACACCCAAAACATCGACACATTAGAACAAGTAGCTGGAGTTCAGCGGATTATCCAGTGTCACG gtTCATTTGCAACTGCGTCCTGTCTTGTCTGTAAACACAAAGTAGATTGTGAGGTCATAAGAGAAGACATCTTTAACCAG GTTGTCCCTCATTGTTCGCGCTGTCTGGATATTCCTCTGGCAATCATGAAGCCTGATATTGTCTTCTTTGGAGAAAATCTTCCAGAAATGTTCCACAGGGCCATGAAGCAGGATAAAGACGAGGTGGACCTCTTGATTGTCATCGGTTCTTCACTTAAAGTTCGGCCGGTTGCCCTCATCCCAA ACTCCATTCCTCACGACGTGCCTCAGGTCCTGATAAATAGGGAGCAACTTCCTCACCTCAACTTCGATGTGGAACTACTCGGAGACTGCGACGTCATTGTCAACGAGCTCTGTCATCAGTTGGGCGTGGAATACGAGCAGCTTTGCTCCAACACTCTAAGACTCAATGAGATCACAGAGAAACCTCCTCGGTTACCAGAACAGTCACCTAATGAGGCCTTGTCTGCTCCCAAGGATGCAGCTCAtgtggagcagaagcagcaccGCATAGACTCAGTAACCAAGTCTTCACAGGAGGAAGAAACCCCCAGTGTCCCTGAGACCGCCACTAAGATTACTACGCCTCCGCAGCCTTGCCCAAATGCTCAGCGTCCAAGTGAAGAGACGACCAAGCCAGCAGAGGGACGCACAGAGGCTTCACCAACAGAAGAGCCCACTGAAGTGAAGAACCACACCTCTAACCTTCACAGACGATACTGGATGAGTCGGATCAGCAGAAGTCCAGTCAGCAAACGGCTTGAAA CAGGTCAGTACCTGTTTCAGGCACCAAATCAGTACATCTTCCACGGGGCTGAGGTGTACTCCGACTCTGAAGATGACACGTCCAGCTCCAGGAGCAGCGACAGCGATGAGTCCGAGAGCAGCGCAGATGGCGTGGAGGACGACAGCGACCCAGAGGAGGCGGCAGCACTACCGGAGGACGCAGAGACGACCCTCAGAGACACGATAAACAGTGATGCCACGTCCGGTGTGCAGACAGACAGTAcatcagagaaaacagagagcaCCATGCATCTTTAA
- the cacul1 gene encoding CDK2-associated and cullin domain-containing protein 1 isoform X1, with the protein MEATDGDSFILKDDHNHNYRSSRSSKVSLDSRAVPQAVCGPVLMGEEPETQRGKVWTVDLGGADSSSDSSEASETDCTALTATAEGKFALDSTPKLLLNALTLEDYRKNHWPNLEKAIDRLLLHNPTEHISVSYAQIYSYVYKCVCQQHSELLYNDLTAKIANHLQQVSTSLQASPPEFLIENFNIAYTQYAASLQCIVPVFMYLNKFYIESKLNRDLREELMKLFADHVAEKHVNELMPLLITANSMPFHVQPSTMAGVVKGLYSLRPEWALLAPALFSGFIPQINPPALESLLPDYAAHDQKLQLELSMKGFPRGDQSRKRANDDS; encoded by the exons ATGGAGGCCACAGACGGCGACTCTTTTATCCTAAAAGACGATCACAACCATAACTATCGTTCCAGTAGAAGTAGTAAAGTCTCGTTGGATTCCAGGGCGGTCCCGCAGGCGGTGTGTGGACCTGTGCTAATGGGAGAAGAACCGGAGACTCAGCGAGGCAAAGTCTGGACCGTCGATCTTGGAGGAGCCGATTCAAGCAGTGATAGTAGCGAAGCCAGTGAGACGGATTGTACGGCTCTGACAGCCACGGCTGAGGGGAAATTCGCCCTCGACTCTACGCCTAAACTCC TTCTAAATGCACTGACTTTAGAAGACTACCGTAAAAACCATTGGCCGAATTTAGAGAAGGCAATTgaccgcctcctcctccacaaccCCACAGAGCACATCTCGGTCTCTTATGCACAGATTTACAG CTATGTCTACAAGTGTGTTTGCCAGCAGCACTCCGAACTGCTCTACAATGATTTGACAGCAAAAATAGCAAATCACCTGCAACAGGTTTCCACCAGTTTACAA GCCAGCCCACCGGAGTTCTTAATTGAGAACTTCAACATTGCTTACACACAATACGCAGCCTCTCTTCAGTGTATAGTTCCCGTGTTTATGTACTTG AACAAGTTTTACATTGAGTCAAAACTAAATAGAGACCTAAGGGAGGAACTGATGAAGCTATTTGCTGATCATGTTGCAGAAAAACATGTCAACGAGTTGATGC caCTTCTCATTACAGCTAATTCCATGCCTTTTCATGTGCAGCCATCTACTATGGCTGGTGTGGTTAAAGGCCTCTACAGCCTTAGACCAG AGTGGGCTCTGTTAGCCCCAGCCCTCTTCTCTGGATTCATTCCTCAAATCAACCCTCCTGCTCTGGAGTCTCTGCTGCCTGATTATGCTGCTCATGACCAGAAGTTACAGCTGGAGCTCTCAATGAAAGGTTTTCCACG AGGTGACCAGTCAAGAAAACGGGCCAACGACGACTCCTGA
- the cacul1 gene encoding CDK2-associated and cullin domain-containing protein 1 isoform X2 produces the protein MGEEPETQRGKVWTVDLGGADSSSDSSEASETDCTALTATAEGKFALDSTPKLLLNALTLEDYRKNHWPNLEKAIDRLLLHNPTEHISVSYAQIYSYVYKCVCQQHSELLYNDLTAKIANHLQQVSTSLQASPPEFLIENFNIAYTQYAASLQCIVPVFMYLNKFYIESKLNRDLREELMKLFADHVAEKHVNELMPLLITANSMPFHVQPSTMAGVVKGLYSLRPEWALLAPALFSGFIPQINPPALESLLPDYAAHDQKLQLELSMKGFPRGDQSRKRANDDS, from the exons ATGGGAGAAGAACCGGAGACTCAGCGAGGCAAAGTCTGGACCGTCGATCTTGGAGGAGCCGATTCAAGCAGTGATAGTAGCGAAGCCAGTGAGACGGATTGTACGGCTCTGACAGCCACGGCTGAGGGGAAATTCGCCCTCGACTCTACGCCTAAACTCC TTCTAAATGCACTGACTTTAGAAGACTACCGTAAAAACCATTGGCCGAATTTAGAGAAGGCAATTgaccgcctcctcctccacaaccCCACAGAGCACATCTCGGTCTCTTATGCACAGATTTACAG CTATGTCTACAAGTGTGTTTGCCAGCAGCACTCCGAACTGCTCTACAATGATTTGACAGCAAAAATAGCAAATCACCTGCAACAGGTTTCCACCAGTTTACAA GCCAGCCCACCGGAGTTCTTAATTGAGAACTTCAACATTGCTTACACACAATACGCAGCCTCTCTTCAGTGTATAGTTCCCGTGTTTATGTACTTG AACAAGTTTTACATTGAGTCAAAACTAAATAGAGACCTAAGGGAGGAACTGATGAAGCTATTTGCTGATCATGTTGCAGAAAAACATGTCAACGAGTTGATGC caCTTCTCATTACAGCTAATTCCATGCCTTTTCATGTGCAGCCATCTACTATGGCTGGTGTGGTTAAAGGCCTCTACAGCCTTAGACCAG AGTGGGCTCTGTTAGCCCCAGCCCTCTTCTCTGGATTCATTCCTCAAATCAACCCTCCTGCTCTGGAGTCTCTGCTGCCTGATTATGCTGCTCATGACCAGAAGTTACAGCTGGAGCTCTCAATGAAAGGTTTTCCACG AGGTGACCAGTCAAGAAAACGGGCCAACGACGACTCCTGA